The nucleotide sequence GAGGAGATCGCGGAACCCCGCCGCCAGGCCAGCGCGTGAGCGGTGCGTATTTTCGGAAGCCGTCCGGCTGACCCGCGGCGCTGCCGTCGAGCATGGACACGGTGCCAAGGCCGGCTCGGGGCCACGCTCGGCGGGACACGCTGTGAATACGTCCCTGTACGCTCCGATGCGGCATCCCTGCCGCATAGGGTCCCGCCGAGCGTGGCCCCGATCCGGCCCGCGAGCGTGGCGGGCTGATCCGCGATCGAGGAGGCGACCGAAGCCGGCGGTCGGCAACCGCCGCGCGCGGGTGCCGACTTTTCCTCCCCAGACAGCCCGCCACGCCCCGGCGGCTGGCGGTCGTTGAGCGGTCCCCTCTCCCGGGACCGTAGGCGACAGGGATGTCGCCTTCGAGCCTCCATGGATGGATTTACGGCGTGTCCCGGGAGAGGGGACCGCTCGCCGGCCCGGCTCCAAACGCCAGAAGCTGTCGGCCCGGCTCGCAACGTCAGAAGCTGCCGGTCCGGCGCGCGCACAGGGGAGACGGCGGATGTCGGCATCCGCCTGCGGCGGGTGCCGACCTACGATGGGGGCTGCCTGCCAGGCAGAGACGCGGCTGCAGTCGTGAATCGATGCGTGATGCGGGCTAGACTGCCGCGCGAGCGAGGTCCTGAGCCGTGGAGGGAAGTGAGCGATGCCGAAGAATGCCTTCTATGCCCAGTCCGGCGGGGTAACTGCCGTCATCAACGCCACCGCCTGCGGCGTCATCGAGACCGCGCGGGCGCATCCGCAGGAGATCGGGACCGTCTACGCCGGGGCTCACGGCATCCTCGGCGCGCTCCAGGAAGAGCTCATCGATACCGCCGAGGAATCCGCCGAGACCATCGCCGCGCTGCGGCACACGCCGGCGGGGGCCTTCGGCTCCGCGCGCTACAAGCTGAAGGGCCTGGAGGAGAACCGGGCCCAGTATGAGCGCCTGATCGAAGTCTTCCGCGCCCACGACATCGGCTACTTCTTCTACAACGGCGGCGGCGACTCCCAGGACACCGCCCACAAGGTCTCCCGGCTCGGCGAGCACCTGGGCTACCCGATTACCTGCATCGGCATTCCGAAGACCGTGGACAACGACCTGCCGGGCACCGACAGCTGCCCGGGCTTCGGCTCCGTGGCCAAGTACATCGCCGTCGCCACCCGCGAGGCGGGGCTCGATGTCGCCTCCATGGCGCGCACCTCCACAAAGGTCTTCATCCTCGAGACCATGGGGCGCCATGCCGGGTGGATCGCCGCAGCCTCGGCCCTGGCGCGGGAGGAAGAGGGGGATCCGCCCCATGTGATCCTGCTGCCGGAGGTGCCCTTCGAGCAGCAGCGCTTCCTCGAGCGGGTGCGCGCCAGCGTGGAGCGCTTCGGCTACTGCGTGGTGGTGGTCTCCGAGGGGGTGCGCACGGCGGACGGCGGCTTCCTCTCCGACCAGGGCTCGCGGGATGCCTTCGGCCACGTGCAGCTCGGTGGGGTGGCGCCGGTGGTGGCGGCGATGGTGAAGGAGGGGCTCGGCTACAAGTACCACTACGCCATCGCGGACTACCTGCAGCGCGCCGCCCGCCACATCGCCTCGGCGACGGACGTGGAGCAGGCTTACGCCATGGGCCGGGCCGCGGTGGAGCTGGCGCTCGCCGGGCGCAATGCGGTGATGCCCACCATCGTGCGCGAGTCCGACGAGCCCTACCGCTGGCGGGTCGGCGAGGCGGCGCTGGAGGATGTCGCCAACGTCGAGGCGAGCATGCCCGCGGAGTACATCGACGACAGCGGCTTCTTCGTCACCGAGGCCTGTCTGCGCTACCTGCGCCCGCTGATCGCCGGCGAGGACTATCCGCCCTACGTCAACGGACTCCCCGCCTACGCCCGCCTGCGCCGGCGGCTGGTGGAAAAGCGCCTGCCCGCCTTCGAGGCCTAGCCCGCCAGATCCGCGCCCGCAGCCGCAAATCGGTGAGCTATGCGGGCTAGCCCGGCCCGCGCATCGCCCGGGAAGTTGACCGGCATCAACTTCGCGGGCGATGCGGGCATCAAACCTTGCCTCCTTGCGCCGATAGAACGCTGGCGGGGGCCGTCCTCCGCCGAGAGGCGTGCCGGCAGCGCGCCGTTCCCCCGCGCGAGAGGACCAACAACAATGCGCGTCAATCTCCCGGTTACCGGGCGCGAATGCCCGGTGGGCGCCGACGAGCGCCTGATCAGCACCACCAACCTGAAGGGCGTGATCACCAGCGCCAACGACGCCTTCTGCCGGGTCTCCGGTTTCGCCCATGAGGAGCTGGTGCGCAAGGCGCACAACCTGGTGCGCCATCCGGACATGCCGGAGTCGGTCTACCAGGATTTCTGGGACACGCTGAAGGCCGGCCGGCCCTGGATGGGCGTGGTCAAGAACCGCTGCAGGAACGGCGATCACTACTGGGTGAGCGCCTTCGTCTCGCCGGTGTTCCAGGCCGGCGAGCAGGTCGGCTACCAGTCGGTGCGCCGCCAGGCGACGCCGGAGCAGAAGGCGCGGGCGGAGCGCCTGTACGCGCGGCTGCGCCGGGGCCGGAGCGTGCCGGGCGGGCGGCTGCGCGCCCTGCTGCCCTGGGTGACCGGGATTGCTGCCGCGGTGCTGGGCGTCGCGGCCGGCGCCGGCGTCGCCACCGGTGCCTATGCCACGGGCGGTGCCGCCGCGGGCCTGGCGCTGCTGGCGGCCGGGTACGGACCCTGGTGCCAGGCCCGGCGCAACGCCCGGCTGGAGGCCCGCTCGCGGGCGATCTTCAGCAATGACGTCGGTGCCGAGACCTATGGTGGTGGGCCGGATGCCGCCGGCTGTGCCGTGCTCGCCCTGGAGATGCAGGAGTCGCGGATCGACGCCCTGCAGACCCGGCTCTCGGCGCTGATGGACAGCCTTGCCGACGAGGCCCGGGGTGCCGGCGAGGCGGCGTCCACCAACCGGCGCGCCATCGATGGCCAGCGGGACGACATCGATCAGGTGGCGACGGCCATGAACGAGATGTCCGCCACCGTCCAGGAGGTCGCGCGCAGCGGCAACGAGGCCTCGGAGGCCGCGGGGCAGGCGGCGCGGGAGGCGGAGTCCGGGCATGGCGTGGTCACCAGCGCCGGTCGGGCGATGACGCAGCTGGCCGCGGAGGTGCACGAGGCGGCCCAGGCCATGGACCGGGTGGACGCCGACGCACGTGCCATCGGCAAGGTGCTGGAGGTCATCGGCGGGATCGCCCAGCAGACCAACCTGCTGGCGCTGAACGCCGCCATCGAGGCGGCCCGGGCCGGCGAGTCCGGGCGTGGCTTCGCCGTGGTGGCCGAGGAGGTGCGGGCGCTGGCGCTGCGGGTGAGCGAGGCCACCGGCGAGATCGAGCAGACCATCGACCGGCTCACCGGCGGCAGCAAGGCGGCCACGGGTGTGATGGAGCGCGGCGAGCGCTCGGCGCGGTCGGTGGCGGACGAGGTGACCCGGGCGGTGAGCGCCTTCGAGGCGGTGCAGGCCGCCGTCGGCCGCATCCACGACATGAACGCGCATATCGCCACCGCCGCCGAGGAGCAGTCGGCCACGGCGGAGGAGATCAACCGCAACGTGCAGCGGGTGAACGGTGCGGTGGGCACCACGGCGGATCAGGCCGAGGCGAGCGCCGCCGCGGCGGGCCGTCTGGTGGAGATGGTGGACGAGCTGCAGGGGCTGCTGCGGCAGTTCCGCTAGCCCGGATCGCTCACCGATTCGCGAAGCGAGGACGCGTAGATGGCGGGCAGGACAAGGCGTGGGAGAGTCCGGGCGCGCAGGCGTACTCGACAGTACGTCGAGCACCCGGGCCGAGCGCAACGCCGGCCTGCCCGCCAGATCCGCGGCCGCAGCCGCGAATCGGTGAGCGATCCGGGCTAGGAGTCTGCGCCCGCAGCCGTGAAGCGGTGAGATATCCGGGCTATTCCAGCAGCTCGAGGCGGGTGCCGCGGCGGATGCCGAGGCGCTCGGCCTGACCCGCGGCGACCTCCAGGGCCGCGGCGATGGGCCGGTCGGTGCCGTAGCCGGTACCGCCCGGTTCCATGCGCTCGACCCCGATCACGACCCCTTCGGCATCGACGTAGGCGATGTCCAGCGCGAGCCGGACATTGCGCATGTGCCAGCCGGTGACCCGGGGCTCGGGGAAGTCGAACCAGATCGGGTGCTGGCGAATGGCCGCCGCGGGAATGTGCTGCATGCCCTGGGCGCGCTCGCGGGCATCGTCGGCGATGCGCACCGGCAGCTCCCGCGGCTCGCCCCCGGTTGGCTGGATGCGCACGATGCCGTGCCCCATGGCGTGCCAGGCCTCGGGGCCGGCGAACTGGGCCGGTGTCTGGCCCGGGAAGAGCTGGCTCGCCAGCAGCACCACGGCGCCGATGAGCCCACCCAGAAAAATGCGTCGATACCAGTTCATGGGGCGCAGTCTGCCATGGCCGGGGGCAGCGGGTCGCGACACTGTCAGCGATGGCGCCCGGCGACCCTCGCGGGGGTGTGACCGAGGGCGGTGATGGCCGGCACCGCCACCGGCGTATCGCCGAGGTAGCGCTCGGCGAAGGTCGCGGCAGGCAGCGGCGGTGAGACCAGGTAACCCTGCAGCGCGTCGCAGCCGAGATCGCGCGCCAGCCGGGCATCGGCGAGGTTCTCCACACCTTCGGCCACCGTGGTGAGGCCCAGCCCCCGACCAAGGCTGGCAATGGCCCCGAACAGGGTCCGCCGGCCGCTGACCCGGCTTGCCTGGTGGACGAAGCTGCGGTCGATCTTCAGGCAGTCCAGCGGCAGGCGGTGCAGGTAGCTCAACGACGAGTAGCCGGTGCCGAAGTCGTCGATGGCGATTCGCACACCCAGCGCGCGCAGTTCCTCGAGCATGTCGCGGGCGCCGTGCGGGTCCTGCATGAAGCGCGACTCGGTGATCTCCAGCATCAGGAATTGCCCCGGGAGGCGATGCTCGGCGAGCAGGCGGCGCACCAGCGGCACCACGCCATCGCCCTGCAGGTCCAGTCCGGACAGGTTGACGCCGAGGGTGATCGGCGCATGTCGTCGACGGTGCCAGCGCGCGCCCCAGTCGGTGACCCGCTCGAGCATGAAGGCGGTGATGTCGCCGATTAGCCCGGTGGCCTCGGCCAGCGGGATGAACTCCCCGGGGGGCGTTATGCCACCGTCGGTACGTGGCCATCGGACCAGGGCCTCGGCGCCGGTGACCTGGCCGCTCGCGAGCGAAACCACGGGCTGCAGCCACGCCTCCAGGGCGCCCTGGCGCACCGCCTTGCGCAGGGCACCCTCGCGCTCGAGGGGCTCGCGGGCGTTGCCCCCGTATGCGCTGACGGTGGTCACGGTATTGCGCCGGCCCGTCCGCTTGCCGGCCTGCAGGCCGTGCATGGCCGCATCCAGCAGCTGTGCCGGCGTGTTGCCGTCCGCCGGCGCGCGGGCGAGGCCGATGTGGGCGTCGACGCCGAGGGCGACGCCGTCGATCTCCACCGGTGTGGCGAGTGCCGCCGCGACGGCATCCGCGAGCCCCCGCACACGGCCCTCGGTGGGCGCCTGACGCAGCAGCACGGCGAAGATGTCGCCCTCTAGCCGCGCCACCAGCTCCGTGGCCTCCACGAGACCGTGCAGGCGCTCGCCGACGGCGCGCAGGAAGCGGTCACCGGCGGAGCGGCCCAGGCCGGTGTTCACCCGGGTCAGGTTGGCGACGTCGAGCAGGATCAGGCCGAACTCGTCCGCGGACCCGTGGGTCTGCGTGCAGCGGTCGGCGAGCGCCTCCTCCAGGACCCGGCGATTGGGCAGTCCGGTGACGCCGTCCTCGCGCACGGCGAGCAGGGCGTTGGCGAGCTGGGCGCGGCGACAGGCAAGGCGGTAGACCAGCACGCCGAGCCCGATGGTCATGGCCAGGACGAACAGCACCCCCTTGATCTTGGAGAGCAGCGTCAGCTGCTGCGGATCGCGGGCGACGGCGGCGATGAAGTCGTCGCTCAGCAGGATCCAGGCCAGGGACACGGCCGCGTAGACCACCGAGACGGTCAGCGCGAAGCCAAGCGGATTGGGTGGCTTGATCAGGCGCAGGCGGGGCAACATGTCTCCTTCCGTGGCCGCGGTCCGGCAGCGCAATCCCCTGCGAAAGATAGCAGCGCGGTTGCCGGCCGCACACGCCGCCGCTGGCCATCGGGCGGTCGGCATGATACATTGAAATAGTTTCAATCAGCGGGCCGACGGCCCGAGACACTCGGACAGGAGGTTCAAATGGCCGAAGCCGCACCTGCCATCAACATCGGCATCGAGGAAAACGCCCGCGAGGAGATCGCCGGCGGTCTCGCGCGTCTGCTGGCGGACAGCTACTCGCTGTACGTCAAGACCCACAACTTCCACTGGAACGTCACCGGTCCGATGTTCCAGACCCTGCACGACATGTTCGAGCAGCAGTACACCGAGCTCGCCGAGGCGGTGGACGAGATCGCCGAGCGCATCCGTGCCCTGGGCTCCCCGGCGCCGGGCAGTTACACGCAGTTCTCGCGGCTGACCTCCATCCCCGAGGAGACCGGCCACCCGGACGCGCAGGAGATGATCCGCCAGCTCGTCTCCGATCAGGAGACCGTGGTGCGGACCGCGCGGGAGGTGTTCCCGGTGGTGGACCGTGCCAACGACGAGCCCACGGCCGATCTGCTCACCCGGCGCATGCAGGTCCACGAGAAGACCGCCTGGATGCTGCGCAGCCTGCTGGAGTGATCGCCGCGCCCGCCCGGGCGTGATGGCAGAGGGGCCCGGTTGGGCCCCTTTTTCGTATCGGCGCCCGTCCACCCCGCTCCTGCGGCGGCGTATCCGTGAGCAATGCCGGCCAGTGGCGCTATGCTGCTCGGCTGTAGCCCGCCGATCCCGCCGATCCGCGCTGGCCAGCGTGGTGGGCGCGGCGGGCGGTGGCGATTCGCTCCTGCAACGGGAGACCCATGGATACGACGCTGCTGGGTCAGGTGGTGATCTTCCTCGCCGCGGCCGTGCTGCTGGTGCCGCTGTTCACGCGCATCGGCCTCGGTGCGGTACTCGGCTACCTCGCCGCGGGGGTGCTGATCGGCCCGTCGCTGCTGGCGATCATCGACGATGCCGATGCCGTCCTGCGTTTCTCCCAGGTAGGCATCGCGCTGCTGCTGTTCGTCATCGGCCTGGAGCTCCAGCCCACGCGGCTGCGGGTCATGCGCCGGCCGGTATTCCTGCTCGGCGGCCTGCAGGTGCTGCTGACGGGCAGCGTGCTCGCCCTCGCCGCCGCCGCGCTGGGGCTCGCGGCGCTGCCGGCGGCAGTGGTGGGGGTGAGCCTGGCGCTGTCGTCGACGCCCCTGGTGCTGCAGCTGCTGGCCGAGCGGGACGAGCTGCAGACCGCCCATGGCCGCCACGGTTTCGCGCTGCTGCTGTTCCAGGACCTCGCCGCCATCCCGGCGCTGGCGGTGCTGCCATTGCTGGCCGCCCGCGGCGACATGGCCCGGCCGCCGGGCGAGCTGGCGCTGGAGGCCGCCTGGGCCCTGGGCGCCGTGCTCGCGCTGGTGCTGGGCGGGCGCTGGGTGCTGCGCCCGGCCTTCCGCCTCGCGGCGAGCGCCCGCAGCCGGGAGATCTTCACCGCCGCGGCGCTGCTGGTGGTGATCGGCTCTGCCCTGCTGATGGACGCCTCCGGACTGTCCATGGCCCTGGGTGCCTTTCTCGCCGGCGTGCTCCTCGCCGACTCCGAGTACCGGCACGAGATCGAGGCCGACATCGAGCCGTTCAAGGGCCTGCTGCTGGGGCTGTTCTTCATGGCCGTGGGCATGACGGCGGACCTGGGGCTGCTGCGGGATGCGCCCGGGGCTGTCATCGGGCTGGCTGCCGGGTTGCTGGCGCTCAAGGCGCTGACCATCGCCCTGGCCGCCCGTCTCTACGGCCTGCCCGGCCGTGACGCCACGGATCTCGGCGTGCTTCTCGCCCAGGGCGGCGAGTTCGGCTTCGTGCTGCTCACGGCCGCGGCGGCGGAAGGGGTGCTCGGCGCCGGTCTGGTGGATCGGCTCGTGCTCGCCATCGCCCTGTCCATGGCGGCGACGCCGCTGCTCTTCGCCGCCTCCGTGCGCTGGCTGCGGCCGCGCCTCGCCGCACGCCGGCGGCGCCGGTTCGACGTGCCCGAGGAGCATGCGCCGGAAGTGATCATCGCCGGCTTCGGGCGCTTCGGTCAGATCGTCGGGCGCGTCCTGCGGGGGCTGCGAATCCCCTACACCGTGCTGGAGGTCAACCCCGAGCAGGTGGACCTGGTCCGCCGCTATGGCAACACCGCCTACTATGGCGATGCCTCCCGCCTCGACGTGCTGCGCTCGGCTGGAGCGGAGCAGGCCCGCATCCTGGTGCTGGCCATGGACGACGTGGAGGCGTCGGTGCGCACCGCAAAGCTGGTGCACCGGCATTTCCCGGGATTGCGGGTGTTCGCCCGTGCCCGCGACCGCCATCACAGCCACCTGCTGACCAATGCCGGCGTGACCTGGGTGATCCGCGAGACGCTGCTCTCCAGCCTCGAGCTCACCCGCGGGGTGCTCGCTGCGCTCGGCCTGCCGGCCGACCAGGCCGAGCGCGCCGTTGTCACCTTCCGCGAGCAGGACGCCCAGGCGCTGGAGCGCCAGCGCGCGGTGTTCCGTGACGAGCAGGAGCTGATCCAGTCCGTGCAGGCGGCGGCCCGGGAGCTGGAGGCGCTGTACGAGGCAGATGACGCCCTGCCGGACCCTGGGGAGGCCTTGCCCGGGGACCGGAATGGGGGCGACGCGCGGACGGATAGGCAATGAAGGCCGGCCGCGCCTGCCCCGCCTCGCGCTGGCCGCCTGGTTGGCCTCCTCCGCGGCGACGGGGGCTGTGAGCGCCGTCTGTGCTTGTGGCCAATGAGCACATTCTGCGCGCGCCACCCCGGATGAAGGCCGCCAGGCATGGGCGTGACGGCTTTTTGCTTCTACAGTTACGCCCTAAGGCGCAGCCATAAGCGCCTCGGACCCGTAACGGGAACACGGCTGAACCCTGGAGGAGAATCATGCAGTTCGGCAAAGCGTTGCTCTTCAGCCTCCTGCTTGGCGTGGCGGCCAGCGCCGGCGCCCAGCAGCAGCTGTCCATCGCCACCGGCGGCACCGGGGGCACCTACTACCCCTACGGCGGCGGCCTCGCCGAGCTCATCGGCGAGCATGTGGACGGCTACACCGCCAGCGCCGAGGTCACCGGCGCCTCGGTGGAGAACATGGCGCTGATCCACCGCCAGGAGGTGGAGCTCGCCATCGCTCTGGCCGACACCGTTCGCCAGGCCTACGAGGGCAGCGGCGACTTCGAGGGGCGGCAGGTGGCGGACGTGCGCGCACTGGCGTCCATCTACCCCAATGCGGTGCAGATCGTCACCCTGGCGGATTCCGGCATCGAGACCCTGTCCGACCTGCGGGGCAAGCGAGTCTCCACCGGCGCCCCGGGCAGCGGCACCGAGATCAACGCCCGGACGGTGCTGGAATCCAACGGCATCACCTACGATGACATCGAAGTCGAGCGGCTGAACTTCAACGAGACCGCCGACGCCCTGCGCGACGGCGATATCGATGCCGGCTTCTGGAGCGTGGGCCCGCCCACCAGCTCGATCATCAACCTGGCCACCACGCGGGACATCCGCATCATCAGCCTGAGCGAGGAGGAGATCGAGAACGCCCTGGCGGCGGAGCCGGTGTTCGCCCCGTTCACGCTGGCCGGCGGGACCTACGAGGGCGTGGACGAGGATGTCCGCACCGTGGGCGTCCCCAACGTGCTCACGGTCAATGCGGCGATGCCGGAGGAGCTTGCGTACCAGATCACCCGCACGCTGTTCGAGGAGGTCGAGGCGCTGATCGAGATCCATCCGGCGGCGAACAGCACGACGGTGGAGTTCAGCCTGGACGCCACGCCCATTCCGCTGCATCCCGGGGCGCTGCGCTACTACGAGGAAACCGGCGCCGAGGTGCCGGAGCGACTGCGGCAGTAGCCGCATGGCGCGACGCTGGCCCGGCCCCGCGCGCTGGCGCGGGGCCGCCCTTGTGCTCGCTCTTGTGCTGCCGCTGCCGGCGCTGGCCGGCGGGGCGCGGCTGGAGGTCGTCACCGACGATGGCCGTATCCTGGCGCGCCTGCCGTTGCAGGCCGGCGAGCGCTGGTGCGTGCTCTGGGAGCACTCGGTGGCCGGCTTCACCGTGCGCGACTGCTACACCTATCGCGACGGGCGCATGGTGCTGGTGGCGAGCCATCAGCCGGACTTCGCCGCCGGCCTCGGGCACGTCCCCGGGCGCGGCGTGCAGCGCAGTGACGGCAACGGCGGCTATTGGATCCGCGGCATCGACGAGCCCGTGCCCGGGGACCGGTACCGATTGCGGGTCGGCTCGGAGCGCGTGAACCACCGCATCCGACATCGTGACCGGGTCACCAGCCTCTCCGCCCAGGCCGCGGGCGAAGCGGTGACGCTGCGGCTGCGCGAGGGCGGCGGATGAGCGCGGAGCCGACGCGCAGGCTGTTGCTTGTCGACCCGAATGCGCCGCTGCCGGTGCGCTGGCTGCTGCCGCCGGTGGCGATGGCGCTGTCCCTGTTCCAGCTCTACGCGGCGGGGATCGAGCCCCTGGGGCTGTTCTACCAGCGTGGCATCCATCTGGCGCTGGTCCTGATGCTGGCCTTCCTGATGTTTCCGGTCTTCGGCGAGGGCCGGCGTCGGGGCTGGCTGGGCGGACTGCTGGATACGGCCTTCTTCGCCGGCGCCGTGCTCACGGGCTTCTACCTCACCTGGTTCCTCGACGACATCGTCTCCCGCGCCGGATTCTGGACCGAGACCGACATCATCGTCGGCTGCATCGCGGTGCTGACACTGCTCGAGGCGAGTCGGCGGGCGGTGGGCCTCGGCATGACGGTGATCGGCCTGATCGCCATCGCCTATGCGCTGGCCGGCTCCCGCGGCGAGCTGCCGTGGCTCGGCGAGTGGCTGCCCGGCATCCTGAGCCACCGGGGCAACAGCCTCGAGCGCCTGGTAGGGCAGCTCTATCTCGGGCAGGAGGGCATCTACGGTCTGCCGCTGGGCGTCGCCGCCACCTATGTCTTCACCTTCGTCCTGTTCGGGGCCTTCCTGGAGGTCACCGGGGCCGGGCGCTTCTTCATCGACCTCTCCTACGCCGCCACCGGGCGCCAGCGGGGCGGCCCGGCCAAGGCGGCGGTGCTCGCCTCCGCGGGCATGGGCTCGATCTCCGGCAGCGCCATCGCCAACGTGGTGACCACAGGCGCGTTCACGATTCCGCTGATGAAGCGGCTCGGCTACCGCCCGGAGCACGCCGGCGGCATCGAGGCGGCGGCGAGCACGGGTGGGCAGATCATGCCGCCGCTGATGGGCGCCGGGGCTTTCCTGATCGCCGAATACACCGGCACCCCCTACATCGACGTGGTGATGGTGAGCGTGCTGCCGGCGATCATGTACTTCGCCACGGTGTACCTGCTGGTACACCTGATCGCCATCAAGGAGAACCTGCGGGGCATGGCGGGAGACGAGCTGCCGCGGGTGCGCGACGTGCTGCGGGACGGCTGGCACTTCCTGCTGCCGCTGGCCGTGCTGGTGGGGTTTCTGGTGCAGGGCCTCTCGCCCATGCGTGTCGGCTTCTATGCCATCGTCACCATCGTGCTGGCAGCGCTGGTCCGCGGCGCCTGGGCGCGGCTCGTGACCACCTCGGAGGCCGAGCCACCGGCACGGCGGCTGCTGGCCGGGGCCGGCGGGGCGCTCGGGCTCGGGATCCATGCCCTGCAGCTCGCGGCGCGCAACGCCGTGGCGGTGAGCATTGCCTGTGCCGTGGCCGGAATCATCGTCGGCGTGGTGGGCCTGACCGGTCTCGGGCTCAAGTTCTCCTCGATGATGATCGCGTTCTCCGGCGGCAATATCGTCCTGGCCCTGCTCATCGTCATCATCGCGAGCCTGGTGCTCGGCATGGGCCTGCCGGTGACGGCGAGCTACATCGTGCTGATCGTCCTGGTGGGGCCGGCCCTGCACAACGACTTCGGCATCCCGCTGCTGATCGCGCATCTGGTGGTGTTCTGGTATTCGCAGGACTCCAACGTCACCCCGCCCATCGCGCTGGCGGCGTTCGCCGCCTCGGCCATTGCCGGCAGCAGACCCATGGCCACCAGCGTCCAGGCCTGGAAGTTCGCCAAGGGGCTGTACCTGATTCCGCTGTTCATGGTCTTCAACGAGCCGCTGATCATGGGTGGGCCGTGGCTGGTGGTGGCCTGGAACGCGGTGATCGCCCTGGCCGCGCTGGGGGCCTTCGCCGCGGCGGTGGAGGGCTGGCTGTTCACGCGCCTTGCCTGGGCGACGCGCATCGCCATCGGGGTGGCCATGGCAGCGGTTTTCCAGCCGACGCTCTGGGTCGAGGTCGCCGGGGTCGGGGCCATCGCCCTGCTGGTCGCGGGCAACGCCCTTGCCGCCTACCGCCTGCGCAGCGCGGCGGCGTAGGTCGTGTGCGGCGAAGCCGTGTGCGACGTCGGGTCGGTGCTTCGGATTGCACCATCCCACCGCGGCGGCGAGTCCTGCGGGCGAAGAGGCGGAGTGCGGGCCTGTCTCCCGGGACCCTAGGCGGCAGGGATGCCGCCTTGGAGCGTACAGGGATGTATTCACAGCGTGTCCCGGGAGACAGGCCCGCGCTTCGCCGGCCTGCCACTCAGCCCCGATGCGCCGGGAGGTCGCGGAACCTCTTCGACGTCGCACACGGCTTCGCCGTGCACGACCTACGGTGATTGCCGTTCAGCGGGGAAGATTCGGCGCGCGGGCGCGCCTCCTACAGGCCAAGTCCTCCCCCGAAGGCCGGAGCGCAGCCCGGTGGGAGCGGCGCCCCCGCCGTGAATCGGTGAGATATGTGGGCTAGATGGTGCCGTCGGCGCGCAGCCGGGCGATCTCATCGGCGTCGAGACCCAGGCACTGGGCCAGCACATGGTCGGTATCGGCGCCAAGGGTCGGTGGGGCACGGTCGGCGCAGGCGGGCTCGCCGTCGCTGCGGATGGGGCTCGGCACGCTGGGGACCTGACCCGCGAGGGGATGGGGCAGGTCGCGGCGCAGGCCGCGTGCCTGTACCTGCGGGTCGGCGAAGACCTGGTCGAT is from Spiribacter halobius and encodes:
- a CDS encoding TRAP transporter permease is translated as MSAEPTRRLLLVDPNAPLPVRWLLPPVAMALSLFQLYAAGIEPLGLFYQRGIHLALVLMLAFLMFPVFGEGRRRGWLGGLLDTAFFAGAVLTGFYLTWFLDDIVSRAGFWTETDIIVGCIAVLTLLEASRRAVGLGMTVIGLIAIAYALAGSRGELPWLGEWLPGILSHRGNSLERLVGQLYLGQEGIYGLPLGVAATYVFTFVLFGAFLEVTGAGRFFIDLSYAATGRQRGGPAKAAVLASAGMGSISGSAIANVVTTGAFTIPLMKRLGYRPEHAGGIEAAASTGGQIMPPLMGAGAFLIAEYTGTPYIDVVMVSVLPAIMYFATVYLLVHLIAIKENLRGMAGDELPRVRDVLRDGWHFLLPLAVLVGFLVQGLSPMRVGFYAIVTIVLAALVRGAWARLVTTSEAEPPARRLLAGAGGALGLGIHALQLAARNAVAVSIACAVAGIIVGVVGLTGLGLKFSSMMIAFSGGNIVLALLIVIIASLVLGMGLPVTASYIVLIVLVGPALHNDFGIPLLIAHLVVFWYSQDSNVTPPIALAAFAASAIAGSRPMATSVQAWKFAKGLYLIPLFMVFNEPLIMGGPWLVVAWNAVIALAALGAFAAAVEGWLFTRLAWATRIAIGVAMAAVFQPTLWVEVAGVGAIALLVAGNALAAYRLRSAAA
- a CDS encoding DUF1850 domain-containing protein, translating into MARRWPGPARWRGAALVLALVLPLPALAGGARLEVVTDDGRILARLPLQAGERWCVLWEHSVAGFTVRDCYTYRDGRMVLVASHQPDFAAGLGHVPGRGVQRSDGNGGYWIRGIDEPVPGDRYRLRVGSERVNHRIRHRDRVTSLSAQAAGEAVTLRLREGGG
- a CDS encoding TAXI family TRAP transporter solute-binding subunit, with amino-acid sequence MQFGKALLFSLLLGVAASAGAQQQLSIATGGTGGTYYPYGGGLAELIGEHVDGYTASAEVTGASVENMALIHRQEVELAIALADTVRQAYEGSGDFEGRQVADVRALASIYPNAVQIVTLADSGIETLSDLRGKRVSTGAPGSGTEINARTVLESNGITYDDIEVERLNFNETADALRDGDIDAGFWSVGPPTSSIINLATTRDIRIISLSEEEIENALAAEPVFAPFTLAGGTYEGVDEDVRTVGVPNVLTVNAAMPEELAYQITRTLFEEVEALIEIHPAANSTTVEFSLDATPIPLHPGALRYYEETGAEVPERLRQ